The DNA window AAAAGTATCCAAGCTCTTATTTTGTAGGTATTCATATACTAGCACCATTTCCTCTCCTTCAATGCAACAACCGAGGAGTTTGACGAGGTTTCTATGTTGAAGTTTTGTGATCAAGAGGACCTCGTTCTTGAACTCTTCAAGACCTTGTCCAGAAGATTTCGACAATCTCTTAACTGCGATTTCTTGTCCTGTTGACAGACTGCCCTACTTATCCATAATATCAAGGGAGTAAGCATGTCTGACAAAGTAAAGGTAATGCAACATGTGAAGTGAAGGTTAGTTACCTTATAAACATGACCAAAACCACCTACTCCGATCAGATTCTGTTGGGAGAAACTGTTTGTTGCTTCCCGAATAGTTGCCAGTTTGATCGATGGCAGTTCTAAATCCTCATCATACCTCTTTACTGCCGTGGAGCATAAAAAAACAAACGAATTCAATGCATTCGTGTTTTGGACATTACAACAAAGTTTATAACCTTTACCTCTCTTTTTCCATTTTGTCAGTAAAACTATACTTCCATTGATGAAACTCGAGACGATGACACCAGTAGCAACAGATACTAGTATTAGATTCATCGGttccttcttctcctcctcctcctccgggTTGGAGCTAATTACTGTAGGAAAAATTACGAAGAAATATCAGACAAATAGTTTCAAAATAAGAGGAAATGACCTTACATCAATCTGTAGAGAAGAGTGATGATACTGATAGAAAACCAACCTAATTGTGAAAGTAGCACGCGGATATAGATGTTCTGCGTGCTATGAGTCGCAGGAAGCTCTCTGGTATCAAGAAGATCCCCAAACCACATCAAACACCCACTGCCTCCGTTAGTTATGTAGGGACTGGCGCACGCAGAGCACTTACAGTTCCTCAAGCACTTGGCTTTGCAGTCATCAAGGCTCATGCTGGTATTCAACCAGTATGTCAACATATCAGGGTGCTTCACTCCTTTAACCTCTACAAAACCATCTCCACTTTCGCAATTCAACGGCCTAATTCTAGCACATCCACCAGACCAATCTTGAAGATCCCATTCGTTGGCAAACTTGGGCGAAAATCCTGCGAAACACTCACACCTTTGCGCCTTCTCAACCGTGCAGATGCCATTGGGGCCGCAGCTCCCATACTCATCGCACTGGTCTCGGGGGAACGTGAACATGAGATTCCACTTATCCTTTTTGGGACTCATCATATACTGCTGGATGGCGCCAGAGGCGTCTAGTGAGGTTCTCATGATGATGGAGCTGTGATAAGGCCTCCACATAGACACCAACCTCCCTTGTTCGAAAATGTATTCAGCACTTGGGAAAGCACCGTAGAAGCAAGGGATGCCGTTGAAATAGAGGCCATTCCACTTTCCAGATCGAAATCTTTTCCTCGTGCCTTCCAAAGTGACTATCTCGGGCAAGCCGTGGTTGTCTATCTTCATCACGAAATCTCCGGGCGAAGGATCGTCCCAATCTCTCCATGATGTCATGTTCGTGATGAGATTCAGCTTCATACCTGATGTAATCAAATTCAAACTCTAAGTATACGCAAACCGTCAAACAATGTACACTTTATGCACCGGTAATGTACACTTTTTTATGCACCGGTAATGtacattttatgtatatataatgtATTACTACCTCTGTCCCATTTCATGTGACACTTCTTTTTAGCACATGGTTTggaaaaatcatactccctccgtcctacaatagatgacacacttgggAAATGACACGCGATTTTTAGAAATGATGTTTTGTGtgttgagtggagagagaaaataatatatttatattaatgtgagagagaactttttccatAAAAGGAAATGAGATATCTTTTGtgtgacaaattaaaaaggaaagttgtacatctattatgggacgaagtgagtagtaaataattaaattagatggaaaataaagtaaaagagagaataatgtagatgagACTCTTTCTCTGACTTTACTTTATGTCCACTTTAACTATATATCACTCcatgattttttcaaaacacgtacgaaaaaaaaatgtttcacaTGAAatggaacagatggagtatcACTTATAATGAACATTATATGCATAAAGACATAAAAGTGTACATTGTTTGATGTTTTACATATAAGACTGTTTCGATTTTAACACACCCTTGTGCAAGTAATATGTAACGTGTTGTTCAAAGTAGACACTAAAGCGAGTTCGGGTATACATCACTGAAACACTCACAATACCTGGTAGCCCAGTGTCAGTTGGGAAATCGAAGCTTTGCCATAAGCAGTGGCCTTCCTCCGTCGTGACAACCAGGTTTCCGGTATCAAGGAGGCGTAGAGCTGGGCGCGACGACGCCGTTGGTGGATTCGTTGACCAGATAAAAGCTCCACCTCTGCTGTTGATACAAAGACTTCCATTTTGAGAGATACCGAAGATAACTCCCTGTGAGTGAGTGATGGGGTGGTTTCTGTTTGCAACCCACAAAACCACATCCGGTGTGAATTTGTACCAAATCCCTACAAATGCATTCTTTGATTTTCCAGGTTGGAAAAATCCGAGTTCAAAAACTTGGCTTTCAGAGACCAAAGTCTCCCCAATACCAATCTTTTGGTTGGGGAGAAGTGAGTGATTTGCTCCACACGTTGATTTGAGAAGCACACAGTAGAGGATTGCTGTGAAAAGGTAAGCGGCCATTTTGATTTTTTAGCACTGATCATGAAAATGTTTTTGATTGACTGATTGTATGGTGTTAAGAATTTTTTGGTCAAAACATTTGAAATTTAAACTAGACTTTTAAGCACAATCAACAGTGGCTGGCAGTATTGAGTATAAAATTCAAGAATAGTACACAATTCTTATAATGAAAAATAGACATATAAATTAGTAA is part of the Salvia splendens isolate huo1 chromosome 22, SspV2, whole genome shotgun sequence genome and encodes:
- the LOC121785849 gene encoding G-type lectin S-receptor-like serine/threonine-protein kinase At4g27290 is translated as MAAYLFTAILYCVLLKSTCGANHSLLPNQKIGIGETLVSESQVFELGFFQPGKSKNAFVGIWYKFTPDVVLWVANRNHPITHSQGVIFGISQNGSLCINSRGGAFIWSTNPPTASSRPALRLLDTGNLVVTTEEGHCLWQSFDFPTDTGLPGMKLNLITNMTSWRDWDDPSPGDFVMKIDNHGLPEIVTLEGTRKRFRSGKWNGLYFNGIPCFYGAFPSAEYIFEQGRLVSMWRPYHSSIIMRTSLDASGAIQQYMMSPKKDKWNLMFTFPRDQCDEYGSCGPNGICTVEKAQRCECFAGFSPKFANEWDLQDWSGGCARIRPLNCESGDGFVEVKGVKHPDMLTYWLNTSMSLDDCKAKCLRNCKCSACASPYITNGGSGCLMWFGDLLDTRELPATHSTQNIYIRVLLSQLVISSNPEEEEEKKEPMNLILVSVATGVIVSSFINGSIVLLTKWKKRVKRYDEDLELPSIKLATIREATNSFSQQNLIGVGGFGHVYKGSLSTGQEIAVKRLSKSSGQGLEEFKNEVLLITKLQHRNLVKLLGCCIEGEEMVLVYEYLQNKSLDTFVFDLGRRKILTWPTCFDIIMGIAKGLLYLHNDSRFKIIHRDLKTSNILLDASLNPKISDFGLARTFEEDQSLSRTKRVIGTYGYMAPEYAFHGKFSVKSDVYSFGVVLLEIISGKRNREFEHNDHCHSLLGHVWLLWKEKRTMEVMDECLKETFVESEVKRCIHVGLLCVQKLADDRPIMQSVVLMLATEGATLPEPNEPGYFIQGCCIPLPNFKYPSIKSENGDVTITDLDGR